One window of the Enterobacter huaxiensis genome contains the following:
- the nuoC gene encoding NADH-quinone oxidoreductase subunit C/D, protein MVNNMTDLTAQEAAWQTRDHLDDPVVGELRNRFGPDAFTVQATRTGVPVVWVKREQLLEVVDFLKKLPKPYVMLFDLHGMDERLRTHRQGLPAADFSVFYHLISIDRNTDIMLKVALSENDMHLPTITKLFPNANWYERETWEMFGMTFDGHPHLTRIMMPQTWTGHPLRKDYPARATEFDPFELTKAKQDLEMEALTFKPEDWGMKRGTENEDFMFLNLGPNHPSAHGAFRIILQLDGEEIVDCVPDIGYHHRGAEKMGERQSWHSYIPYTDRIEYLGGCVNEMPYVLAVEKLAGITTPDRVNVIRVMLSELFRINSHLLYISTFIQDVGAMTPVFFAFTDRQKIYDLVEAITGFRMHPAWFRIGGVAHDLPRGWDRLLREFLDWMPKRLASYEKAALRNTILIGRSKGVAAYGAKEALEWGTTGAGLRATGIDFDVRKARPYSGYENFDFEVPVGGGVSDCYTRVMLKVEELRQSLRILEQCLNNMPEGPFKADHPLTTPPPKERTLQHIETLITHFLQVSWGPVMPAQESFQMIEATKGINSYYLTSDGSTMSYRTRVRTPSFAHLQQIPAAIRGSLVSDLIVYLGSIDFVMSDVDR, encoded by the coding sequence ATGGTGAACAATATGACCGACTTAACCGCGCAAGAAGCCGCCTGGCAGACCCGGGATCATCTCGATGACCCAGTCGTTGGCGAACTGCGCAACCGTTTTGGGCCGGATGCCTTTACTGTTCAGGCCACCCGCACCGGGGTACCCGTTGTTTGGGTGAAGCGTGAACAATTACTGGAAGTGGTCGATTTCCTTAAGAAATTGCCAAAACCTTACGTCATGCTGTTTGACTTACACGGCATGGACGAACGTCTGCGTACGCACCGCCAGGGTCTCCCTGCTGCGGATTTTTCCGTTTTCTACCACCTGATCTCAATAGACCGCAACACGGATATCATGCTCAAGGTGGCATTGTCTGAAAACGACATGCATCTGCCGACGATTACCAAACTTTTCCCGAACGCGAACTGGTACGAGCGTGAAACCTGGGAAATGTTCGGCATGACCTTTGACGGCCACCCGCACCTGACGCGCATCATGATGCCGCAGACCTGGACCGGCCACCCGCTGCGTAAAGACTACCCGGCACGTGCTACCGAATTTGACCCGTTTGAGCTGACCAAAGCCAAGCAGGATCTGGAGATGGAAGCGCTGACCTTCAAGCCGGAAGACTGGGGCATGAAGCGCGGTACTGAAAACGAGGACTTCATGTTCCTCAACCTCGGTCCGAACCACCCGTCTGCGCACGGTGCATTCCGTATCATTCTTCAGCTTGACGGCGAAGAGATTGTCGACTGCGTACCTGACATCGGCTACCACCACCGTGGTGCGGAGAAGATGGGCGAGCGTCAGTCCTGGCACAGCTACATTCCGTATACCGACCGTATCGAGTACCTCGGCGGCTGCGTAAACGAAATGCCATACGTGCTGGCCGTTGAGAAACTGGCGGGCATCACCACGCCGGATCGCGTCAACGTGATCCGCGTGATGCTCTCCGAGCTGTTCCGTATTAACAGCCACCTGCTCTATATCTCCACGTTCATTCAGGACGTCGGCGCGATGACGCCGGTCTTCTTCGCCTTTACCGACCGACAGAAAATCTACGATCTGGTGGAAGCGATTACCGGTTTCCGTATGCACCCGGCCTGGTTCCGTATCGGCGGCGTGGCGCACGATCTGCCGCGCGGCTGGGACCGCCTGCTGCGTGAATTCCTCGACTGGATGCCGAAACGTCTGGCCTCTTACGAGAAAGCCGCCCTGCGCAACACCATCCTGATTGGCCGTTCCAAAGGCGTTGCTGCCTACGGTGCGAAAGAGGCGCTGGAGTGGGGGACAACGGGTGCTGGCCTGCGTGCAACCGGTATTGATTTCGACGTGCGTAAAGCCCGTCCTTATTCTGGCTACGAGAACTTCGACTTTGAAGTCCCGGTTGGCGGCGGTGTTTCCGACTGCTATACCCGCGTGATGCTGAAAGTGGAAGAGCTGCGCCAGAGTCTGCGCATCCTTGAGCAGTGCCTCAATAACATGCCGGAAGGCCCGTTCAAAGCGGATCACCCGCTGACGACGCCGCCGCCGAAAGAGCGCACGCTGCAACATATCGAAACCCTGATCACCCACTTCCTGCAGGTTTCCTGGGGTCCGGTCATGCCGGCGCAAGAATCCTTCCAGATGATTGAAGCGACCAAGGGTATCAACAGTTACTACCTGACCAGCGACGGCAGCACCATGAGCTACCGTACCCGTGTGCGTACGCCAAGCTTCGCGCACCTGCAGCAGATCCCAGCCGCCATTCGCGGCAGTCTGGTCTCCGACCTGATTGTGTATCTGGGTAGTATCGATTTTGTTATGTCAGATGTGGACCGCTAA
- the nuoE gene encoding NADH-quinone oxidoreductase subunit NuoE produces the protein MHENQQPQTEAFELSEAERAAIEHEMHHYEDPRAASIEALKIVQKQRGWVPDGAIYEIAKVLGIPASDVEGVATFYSQIFRQPVGRHVIRYCDSVVCHITGYQGIQAAIEQKLNIKPGQTTFDGRFTLLPTCCLGNCDKGPTMMIDEDTHSHLTPEAIPDLLEQYK, from the coding sequence ATGCACGAGAATCAACAACCACAGACCGAGGCTTTTGAGCTGAGTGAAGCAGAACGTGCCGCGATTGAGCACGAGATGCACCACTACGAAGACCCGCGTGCGGCGTCCATTGAAGCGCTGAAAATCGTACAGAAACAGCGTGGCTGGGTGCCGGATGGGGCGATCTATGAGATCGCAAAAGTGCTGGGTATTCCGGCGAGTGACGTAGAAGGCGTAGCCACGTTCTACAGCCAGATCTTCCGTCAGCCGGTTGGCCGCCACGTGATCCGCTACTGTGACAGCGTTGTTTGTCACATCACCGGTTACCAGGGCATTCAGGCAGCGATTGAGCAGAAGCTCAATATCAAGCCGGGCCAGACCACGTTCGATGGACGCTTTACCCTGCTGCCAACCTGCTGCCTGGGTAACTGCGACAAGGGGCCGACCATGATGATTGATGAGGACACTCACAGCCATCTGACGCCGGAAGCGATTCCTGACCTGCTGGAGCAGTACAAATGA
- the nuoF gene encoding NADH-quinone oxidoreductase subunit NuoF, with protein sequence MKTVIRTAETHPLTWRLRDDKQPVWLEEYESKNGYAGARKALGGMAPDDIVNAVKDSGLKGRGGAGFSTGLKWSLMPKDESMNIRYLLCNADEMEPGTYKDRLLMEQLPHLLVEGMLISAFALKAYRGYIFLRGEYIEAAENLRRAIAEATEAGLLGKNILGTGFDFELFVHTGAGRYICGEETALINSLEGRRANPRSKPPFPASSGVWGKPTCVNNVETLCNVPAILANGVEWYQGISSSKDAGTKLMGFSGRVKNPGVWELPFGTTAREILEDYAGGMRDGLKFKAWQPGGAGTDFLTEAHLDLPMEFESIGKAGSRLGTALAMAVDHEIGMVSLVRNLEEFFARESCGWCTPCRDGLPWSVKILRAIERGEGQPGDIETLEQLCRFLGPGKTFCAHAPGAVEPLQSAIKYFRDEFEAGIKQPFSNTHSINGIQPNLLKARW encoded by the coding sequence ATGAAAACGGTAATTCGTACTGCTGAGACGCATCCGCTGACCTGGCGTCTGCGCGATGACAAACAGCCGGTATGGCTTGAAGAATACGAAAGCAAAAACGGCTATGCCGGCGCGCGTAAAGCCCTGGGCGGCATGGCGCCGGATGACATCGTTAATGCGGTAAAAGACTCCGGCCTGAAAGGGCGCGGCGGTGCGGGCTTCTCCACCGGTCTGAAGTGGAGCCTGATGCCGAAAGATGAATCCATGAACATCCGTTACCTGCTGTGTAACGCCGATGAAATGGAGCCGGGCACCTATAAAGACCGCCTGCTGATGGAACAGCTGCCGCACCTGCTGGTGGAAGGCATGCTGATCTCCGCGTTTGCGCTGAAAGCCTACCGTGGCTACATCTTCCTGCGCGGTGAGTACATCGAAGCGGCGGAAAACCTGCGTCGCGCGATTGCGGAAGCAACCGAAGCGGGCCTGCTTGGGAAAAACATCCTGGGCACCGGCTTTGACTTCGAACTGTTCGTGCACACCGGTGCAGGGCGTTACATCTGCGGCGAAGAAACCGCGCTGATTAACTCCCTGGAAGGCCGCCGCGCGAACCCGCGTTCCAAGCCACCGTTCCCGGCAAGCTCCGGCGTGTGGGGTAAACCGACCTGCGTAAACAACGTCGAAACCCTGTGTAACGTTCCGGCGATCCTCGCGAACGGCGTGGAGTGGTATCAGGGTATCTCTTCAAGCAAAGATGCCGGTACCAAGCTGATGGGCTTCTCCGGCCGCGTGAAGAATCCTGGCGTCTGGGAACTGCCGTTCGGTACCACCGCGCGTGAAATTCTCGAAGACTACGCGGGCGGCATGCGCGATGGCCTGAAATTCAAAGCCTGGCAGCCGGGCGGGGCAGGGACTGACTTCCTGACCGAAGCCCACCTTGACCTGCCGATGGAATTCGAAAGCATCGGTAAAGCGGGCAGCCGTCTGGGTACGGCGCTGGCGATGGCCGTCGATCACGAGATCGGCATGGTCTCGCTGGTGCGTAACCTGGAAGAGTTCTTCGCTCGCGAGTCCTGCGGCTGGTGTACACCGTGCCGTGACGGTCTGCCGTGGAGCGTGAAGATCCTGCGTGCTATTGAACGTGGCGAAGGCCAGCCTGGCGATATCGAGACACTTGAGCAACTGTGTCGATTCTTAGGCCCGGGTAAAACCTTCTGCGCCCACGCACCGGGTGCCGTCGAGCCGCTGCAGAGCGCGATTAAATATTTCCGCGACGAATTCGAAGCAGGCATCAAGCAGCCGTTCAGCAATACCCATTCAATTAATGGTATTCAGCCGAACCTGCTGAAAGCGCGCTGGTAA
- the nuoG gene encoding NADH-quinone oxidoreductase subunit NuoG, with protein sequence MATIHVDGKEYEVNGADNLLEACLSLGLDIPYFCWHPALGSVGACRQCAVKQYQNAEDTRGRLVMSCMTPATEGTFISIDDEEAKQFRESVVEWLMTNHPHDCPVCEEGGNCHLQDMTVMTGHSFRRYRFTKRTHRNQDLGPFISHEMNRCIACYRCVRYYKDYADGQDLGVYGAHDNVYFGRPEDGTLESEFSGNLVEICPTGVFTDKTHSERYNRKWDMQFAPSICQQCSLGCNTSPGERYGELRRIENRYNGTVNHYFLCDRGRFGYGYVNLKDRPRQPVQRRGDDFITLNAEQAMQGAADILRQSKKVIGIGSPRASIESNFALRELVGAENFYTGIAQGEQERLQLVLKVLREGGVHTPALREIESYDAVLVLGEDLTQTGARAALAVRQAVKGKAREMAAAQKVADWQIAAILNIGQRAKHPLFVTNVDSTRLDDIAAWTYCAPVEDQARLGFAIAHALDNNSPAVELDRDLQNKVDVIVQALAGAKKPLIISGTNAGSAEIVQAAANVAKALKGRGADVGVTMIARAVNSIGLGMIGGGSLEEALSELESGSADAVVVLENDLHRHASAARVDAALSKAPLVMVIDHQRTAIMDKAHLVLSAASFAESDGTVINNEGRAQRFFQVYDPSYYDSNTVMLESWRWLHSLHSTVQSREVDWTQLDHVIDAVVEKLPQLAGIKDAAPDASFRIRGQKLAREPHRYSGRTAMRANISVHEPRQPQDKDTMFAFSMEGNNQPSAPRSQVPFAWAPGWNSPQAWNKFQAEVGGSLRHGDPGVRLIEASETGLDFFTSVPASFEAQDGNWRIAPYYHLFGSDEMSQRSPVFQTRMPQPYIKLNPADAAKLGVNAGANIAFSYDGQTISLPLIISEGLTAGQVGLPMGMPGIAPVLAGARLDNLQEAKA encoded by the coding sequence ATGGCTACGATTCATGTAGACGGCAAAGAATACGAAGTTAACGGGGCGGACAACCTGCTAGAAGCTTGTCTGTCTCTTGGCCTCGATATTCCGTACTTTTGCTGGCATCCGGCGCTGGGCAGCGTCGGTGCTTGCCGCCAGTGTGCGGTGAAGCAATATCAAAACGCGGAAGACACGCGTGGTCGCCTGGTGATGTCCTGTATGACGCCAGCCACCGAAGGCACCTTTATTTCGATTGATGACGAAGAAGCCAAACAGTTCCGCGAAAGCGTGGTGGAATGGTTGATGACCAACCACCCGCACGACTGTCCGGTCTGTGAAGAGGGCGGTAACTGCCACCTTCAGGATATGACCGTTATGACCGGTCACAGCTTCCGTCGCTATCGCTTTACCAAGCGTACCCACCGTAACCAGGATCTGGGGCCGTTCATCTCTCACGAAATGAACCGCTGCATCGCCTGCTACCGCTGCGTGCGTTACTACAAAGACTACGCGGACGGTCAGGATCTGGGCGTGTATGGCGCGCATGACAACGTCTACTTCGGTCGTCCGGAAGACGGTACGCTGGAAAGCGAATTCTCCGGTAACCTGGTAGAAATCTGCCCGACCGGCGTATTCACGGATAAAACGCACTCCGAACGCTACAACCGTAAATGGGACATGCAGTTTGCACCTAGCATCTGCCAGCAGTGTTCCCTTGGCTGTAACACCAGCCCGGGCGAGCGCTACGGCGAACTGCGTCGTATCGAAAACCGTTACAACGGTACCGTTAACCACTACTTCCTCTGCGACCGCGGTCGTTTCGGCTATGGCTATGTGAACCTGAAAGACCGTCCGCGTCAGCCGGTTCAGCGCCGTGGAGACGACTTCATTACCCTGAACGCCGAGCAGGCGATGCAGGGCGCGGCGGATATTCTGCGCCAGTCGAAGAAAGTGATCGGTATCGGCTCCCCGCGCGCCAGCATCGAAAGCAACTTCGCGCTGCGCGAGCTGGTTGGAGCGGAAAACTTCTATACCGGCATCGCCCAGGGCGAGCAGGAACGTCTGCAGCTGGTACTGAAAGTGCTGCGTGAAGGCGGTGTTCATACCCCTGCGCTGCGCGAAATTGAATCTTACGATGCGGTTCTGGTGCTGGGTGAAGACCTGACGCAGACCGGCGCACGCGCGGCTCTGGCGGTTCGCCAGGCGGTGAAGGGTAAAGCACGTGAAATGGCAGCGGCGCAGAAAGTGGCTGACTGGCAGATTGCGGCAATCCTGAACATCGGTCAGCGCGCGAAGCATCCTCTGTTTGTGACCAACGTCGACAGCACCCGTCTGGACGATATCGCGGCGTGGACCTACTGCGCGCCGGTTGAAGATCAGGCGCGTCTTGGCTTTGCGATTGCCCACGCGCTGGACAACAACTCCCCGGCCGTTGAGCTGGATCGCGACCTGCAGAACAAGGTCGACGTGATTGTTCAGGCCCTGGCGGGTGCGAAGAAACCGCTGATTATTTCCGGTACCAACGCCGGCAGCGCGGAGATCGTTCAGGCGGCGGCCAACGTGGCCAAAGCCCTGAAAGGCCGCGGTGCTGACGTTGGTGTGACCATGATTGCCCGCGCGGTGAACAGCATCGGTCTGGGTATGATTGGCGGCGGCTCGCTGGAAGAGGCGTTAAGCGAACTGGAATCCGGCTCTGCTGACGCCGTTGTGGTGCTGGAAAACGACCTTCATCGCCACGCCTCCGCCGCTCGCGTTGACGCCGCGCTCTCCAAAGCGCCGCTGGTGATGGTTATCGACCATCAGCGCACCGCGATCATGGACAAAGCCCACCTGGTGCTCTCTGCGGCAAGCTTCGCAGAAAGCGACGGTACCGTTATCAATAATGAAGGCCGCGCGCAGCGCTTCTTCCAGGTTTACGACCCGTCTTACTACGACAGCAACACCGTGATGCTGGAAAGCTGGCGCTGGCTGCACTCCCTGCACAGCACCGTGCAGAGCCGTGAAGTGGACTGGACGCAGCTCGACCACGTTATCGACGCGGTGGTGGAAAAACTGCCTCAGCTGGCCGGCATCAAAGATGCTGCACCTGACGCAAGCTTCCGCATTCGCGGCCAGAAACTGGCGCGTGAACCGCACCGCTACAGCGGTCGTACCGCGATGCGTGCCAACATCAGCGTGCACGAACCTCGTCAGCCGCAGGACAAAGACACCATGTTTGCCTTCTCTATGGAAGGGAACAACCAGCCGTCTGCGCCGCGCTCTCAGGTTCCGTTTGCATGGGCACCGGGCTGGAACTCCCCGCAGGCATGGAACAAGTTCCAGGCTGAAGTGGGCGGCTCTCTGCGCCACGGCGACCCGGGCGTGCGTCTGATTGAAGCCTCCGAAACCGGTCTGGACTTCTTCACCAGCGTTCCGGCGAGCTTCGAGGCTCAGGACGGTAACTGGCGTATCGCGCCGTACTACCATCTGTTCGGTAGCGACGAAATGTCCCAGCGCTCTCCGGTCTTCCAGACCCGCATGCCGCAGCCGTACATCAAGCTCAACCCGGCGGATGCCGCGAAGCTTGGCGTTAACGCGGGTGCGAACATTGCCTTCAGCTACGACGGCCAGACAATCAGCCTGCCGCTGATTATCTCCGAAGGTCTGACAGCGGGGCAGGTAGGTCTGCCGATGGGCATGCCTGGCATCGCGCCGGTACTGGCGGGTGCGCGTCTTGATAACCTGCAGGAGGCAAAAGCATGA